One genomic region from Nocardia vinacea encodes:
- a CDS encoding oxygenase MpaB family protein, with protein sequence MTHDNQLLPTPPLFTEFPFRYAVPVLAPGDLRCTAAQRDSFRRFTQVGDPLADDVVAMFKRLPVGEGRRMFEIAVERGIDTVPNAPAELTAFFGQVETDPYWLDRTKIDRGARVVERTSVWGGIAMGMFALMGGYLASRADKTLVGTGDLDAMAPRRLAETTQWWLDVTTPGGLQRNQVGYKSVLRVRLMHALVRAGMNRRPDWNYEAWDHPVNQVLTVGTLGLFSMANLVGAQALGLRFSAQEKDAVFQLWRYVGFLLGIDAEILPTNETDTWRAFWILADTEFIPDEDSRRLAQALVPAAGGLFIGTDTAAQRLIRRVITSYMVAYSRIVLGPTNSDFLGLENSKFFQSAVMATAVVNGALEVPRQLIPGATHFQERLGARIRARLVRGSIARNGGDRTYARHDTYAARTTLRAG encoded by the coding sequence ATGACGCATGACAACCAGCTCCTGCCCACTCCGCCGCTGTTCACGGAGTTCCCGTTCCGGTATGCGGTGCCGGTGCTGGCGCCCGGCGATCTGCGCTGCACCGCGGCGCAGCGGGATTCGTTCCGCCGGTTCACACAGGTCGGTGATCCGCTCGCAGACGATGTGGTCGCGATGTTCAAGCGGCTGCCGGTCGGCGAGGGTCGGCGGATGTTCGAGATCGCCGTGGAACGCGGTATCGATACGGTGCCGAATGCGCCCGCCGAGTTGACGGCATTCTTCGGTCAGGTCGAGACGGACCCGTACTGGCTGGACCGCACCAAGATCGACCGTGGTGCCCGGGTCGTGGAACGCACCAGCGTCTGGGGTGGCATCGCGATGGGCATGTTCGCGCTGATGGGCGGCTATCTGGCCTCCCGCGCGGATAAGACCCTGGTCGGCACCGGCGACCTCGACGCCATGGCGCCGCGCCGCCTGGCCGAAACCACCCAGTGGTGGCTGGACGTCACGACTCCCGGTGGGCTGCAACGCAATCAGGTCGGCTACAAGAGTGTGCTGCGGGTGCGGCTGATGCACGCGCTGGTCCGGGCGGGTATGAATCGACGTCCCGATTGGAATTACGAAGCCTGGGACCATCCGGTGAACCAGGTGCTCACCGTCGGCACGCTCGGGCTGTTCTCGATGGCGAATCTGGTTGGCGCACAGGCGCTCGGCCTGCGCTTCTCGGCGCAGGAGAAGGATGCCGTATTCCAGCTCTGGCGCTACGTCGGATTCCTGCTCGGCATCGACGCCGAAATCCTGCCGACCAATGAAACTGATACCTGGCGCGCCTTCTGGATCCTCGCCGATACCGAATTCATCCCGGACGAGGACTCCCGCCGCCTGGCCCAGGCCCTGGTCCCGGCCGCGGGCGGCCTGTTCATCGGCACCGACACCGCAGCTCAGCGCCTGATCCGTCGGGTGATCACCAGTTATATGGTCGCCTACAGCCGGATCGTCCTCGGCCCGACCAACTCCGATTTCCTCGGCCTGGAGAACAGCAAATTCTTCCAGAGCGCCGTCATGGCCACTGCCGTCGTCAACGGCGCATTGGAAGTACCCCGCCAACTCATCCCCGGCGCCACCCACTTCCAAGAACGACTCGGTGCCCGAATCCGCGCCCGCCTGGTCCGCGGCTCCATCGCCCGCAACGGCGGCGACCGCACCTACGCTCGTCACGACACCTACGCCGCCCGCACCACCCTGCGCGCCGGGTAG
- a CDS encoding TetR/AcrR family transcriptional regulator, producing MATTSRSYGGIPIEQRRARRRAALLDAALDIIGTSGFAKLTVSGLCTQAKLSERYYYESFSDLDTVFSELFERIVDEIGQTVVAAFMGTDADIRAKTRAAIAAAVDLIADDPRKARIVTVEAQLNPPLLMRRAEVMRSFAGIMTAVCAEEIGADVVESAGDQAEFAATHLLGGLWETTNSWLAGTLSISRDTLIDRSTDQFLLTATHLIEAPHG from the coding sequence ATGGCTACTACCTCACGGTCCTACGGCGGCATACCGATCGAACAGCGCCGCGCCCGTCGCCGCGCCGCACTGCTGGATGCCGCGCTGGACATCATCGGGACCTCAGGATTCGCCAAGCTCACCGTCTCCGGACTATGCACCCAGGCCAAACTCTCCGAGCGCTATTACTACGAGAGCTTCAGCGACCTCGACACCGTATTCAGTGAGTTGTTCGAGCGCATCGTCGACGAAATCGGCCAGACCGTGGTCGCCGCATTCATGGGGACCGACGCCGACATCCGCGCCAAGACCCGAGCAGCCATCGCCGCGGCCGTCGACCTGATCGCCGACGATCCACGCAAGGCCCGCATCGTCACCGTCGAGGCGCAACTGAATCCGCCGCTGCTCATGCGCCGGGCCGAGGTGATGCGCTCATTCGCGGGCATCATGACGGCGGTCTGCGCCGAGGAGATCGGTGCCGATGTGGTCGAAAGTGCCGGTGACCAAGCCGAATTCGCCGCCACCCACCTGCTCGGCGGGCTATGGGAGACCACCAACAGCTGGCTGGCCGGCACCCTCTCGATATCCCGCGACACGCTGATCGACCGCTCCACCGATCAATTCCTCCTGACCGCAACCCATCTCATCGAAGCGCCGCACGGCTGA
- a CDS encoding MFS transporter → MLFKGIGDLIPLYALYAVLFADHGLSTGQISSLLAMWSATAFLLEVPSGAWADTVSRRGLLVTSGVLLTAGFACWTVLPTYLGFAAGFVLWGTSGALVSGTFEALLYDELVARNEQRAYPRIIGYARAASEAAIVIAILSATPLYIWGGYPLLGWCSVAFAAVHTLVGLSLPSVPKAVSAAAVEDLEDADNSAGSSELARMSVGAVAQEPSTSRFVASAGQLDAGCDGELEPNARRAVDSGHAATVGAGECAAGAGARAALSSASGDAGAGECAVAADGFGTEPDGRVAVAGGVLCPATDNADISVSISTESRPFATYLNMLRTGVGEAIRVRAVRNGVALGALLFGVTAFDEYFALLAQEVGVQTAVVPVLVGITVVGSLVGSVLAGRTEGMSARAMAIAVGLGGLLFVGGAVVAGLAVRWPGAVYVLAGVGFTAIGVSYGIVYNASVVAGARLQDAIEGPARATVTSVSGLAAEVVALAVFGFAAIATLWLSMSTTVALLGAAMLAIALLIPSSLPRRRSDR, encoded by the coding sequence GTGCTCTTCAAGGGCATCGGTGATCTGATTCCGCTCTATGCGCTGTATGCGGTGCTGTTCGCCGATCATGGGTTGAGCACCGGGCAGATCTCGTCGCTGTTGGCTATGTGGTCGGCGACCGCGTTCCTCCTCGAGGTGCCATCGGGCGCCTGGGCCGATACGGTGTCACGGCGCGGGCTGCTCGTAACGAGCGGTGTGCTGCTGACCGCCGGTTTCGCGTGCTGGACTGTGCTGCCGACTTACCTGGGTTTCGCGGCTGGCTTCGTGTTGTGGGGCACCTCGGGCGCGCTGGTGTCCGGGACGTTCGAGGCATTGCTCTACGACGAACTTGTCGCCCGGAATGAGCAGCGGGCGTATCCGCGCATCATCGGATATGCCAGGGCGGCATCGGAAGCCGCGATCGTGATCGCCATCCTCTCCGCCACACCGTTGTATATCTGGGGTGGCTATCCGTTGCTCGGCTGGTGCAGTGTGGCGTTCGCGGCGGTGCACACTCTGGTCGGGCTGTCGTTGCCGAGCGTGCCGAAGGCTGTGTCGGCCGCGGCGGTCGAGGACCTCGAAGACGCGGACAATTCAGCCGGTTCATCCGAGCTGGCTCGAATGTCGGTCGGTGCGGTGGCGCAGGAGCCGAGCACATCCCGGTTTGTCGCCTCTGCTGGGCAATTGGACGCCGGGTGCGACGGTGAGCTGGAACCGAATGCGCGCCGCGCGGTGGACAGTGGACACGCGGCGACAGTTGGCGCGGGTGAGTGTGCTGCTGGGGCGGGCGCGCGGGCTGCCCTGTCGTCGGCTAGTGGTGATGCTGGTGCAGGCGAGTGCGCTGTCGCGGCAGACGGGTTCGGCACCGAGCCGGATGGTCGAGTGGCTGTGGCAGGCGGCGTCTTGTGCCCGGCGACGGACAACGCCGACATCTCCGTGTCGATATCGACGGAATCGCGGCCGTTCGCGACGTATCTGAACATGCTGCGAACCGGTGTGGGGGAGGCGATTCGGGTGCGTGCCGTGCGTAATGGCGTGGCACTGGGGGCGCTGCTGTTCGGGGTTACCGCCTTCGACGAGTACTTCGCATTGCTCGCCCAGGAGGTCGGGGTGCAGACGGCGGTGGTGCCGGTGCTGGTCGGTATCACGGTTGTCGGTTCGCTGGTGGGTTCGGTGTTGGCCGGGCGCACCGAGGGCATGTCGGCGCGCGCCATGGCGATCGCGGTGGGGCTGGGTGGTCTGCTGTTCGTCGGCGGTGCGGTGGTCGCAGGTCTTGCCGTCCGCTGGCCGGGTGCGGTGTATGTGCTTGCGGGCGTGGGTTTTACGGCGATCGGTGTTTCCTACGGCATCGTCTACAACGCCAGTGTTGTGGCGGGGGCTCGGTTGCAGGACGCGATCGAAGGTCCGGCGCGGGCGACGGTCACCTCGGTGTCCGGACTCGCTGCGGAGGTTGTCGCACTGGCGGTCTTCGGGTTCGCCGCCATCGCCACCTTGTGGTTGTCGATGTCGACAACGGTCGCGCTGCTGGGCGCTGCCATGCTCGCTATCGCCCTGCTGATTCCGTCCTCGTTACCGCGCCGCAGGTCCGATCGGTGA
- a CDS encoding bifunctional diguanylate cyclase/phosphodiesterase: MSRTTGAFYVMGGALGLLITGIAPGSEGNRALVGTAAAVALLLGLSLLGWGPRLPHGIHHGYVAIATVLVTIAVYAFPNTVGAISLASFYVFVACDAALFFAWPQAFAHITFAMAMCLWVMPTRPVHPTLPWWSGLIPAGVTFGVGVVVGILTRMASEADIDVLTGLLNRRGFDRALNGAIETATRTGQGLALVLVDLDRFQKINDHLGHRAGDAVLQRVADTWSKLLAPDQRLARYGGDAFALLLPNTTEQAAILLTEQLRASVTTGCSAGVTSWQPGESGSLLVSRADVGLYRAKQAGRNRTVLESSRQLPLAVELREAIDRGALDVHYQPIVSLTEGGGKAVGVEALLRWSSSAQPDVTTEGLIRVAEEYDLISDLDELVLRRACADAARLQETFAQLDLTLNVNVSGLELAETGYADRVANILASTGWPADQLVLEVTESELAAESQTAIGNLHILRERGVRIAIDDFGTGYSSLSRLATLPSDILKVDQSFVAAIRSDSPAPPLLGVIAALSSALDLQVIAEGVETEYQAAVLTELGFALAQGYHYSDSHPVSELITDLNENQGRVGPGFDDRELGDGDRHTANGWLPLG; encoded by the coding sequence ATGTCCCGGACCACTGGTGCCTTCTACGTCATGGGGGGCGCGCTCGGCCTGCTGATCACGGGAATCGCCCCGGGCAGCGAAGGCAATCGAGCACTGGTGGGTACCGCCGCCGCGGTGGCGCTGCTGCTCGGACTCAGCCTGCTCGGCTGGGGTCCGCGGTTGCCGCATGGGATTCACCATGGTTATGTCGCGATTGCGACGGTATTGGTGACAATCGCCGTATACGCGTTCCCGAATACCGTCGGCGCGATCAGTCTGGCCTCCTTCTATGTATTCGTGGCGTGTGATGCCGCATTGTTCTTCGCATGGCCCCAGGCATTCGCGCACATCACGTTCGCTATGGCCATGTGTCTGTGGGTGATGCCGACGCGGCCGGTGCATCCCACATTGCCGTGGTGGTCCGGGTTGATTCCGGCCGGTGTGACGTTCGGAGTCGGCGTGGTGGTCGGCATCCTGACCCGGATGGCGTCCGAGGCCGATATCGATGTGCTCACCGGACTGCTCAACCGGCGCGGTTTCGACCGGGCGCTGAACGGCGCGATCGAAACCGCCACCCGCACCGGTCAGGGGCTGGCGCTGGTGCTCGTCGACCTCGACCGCTTCCAGAAGATCAACGACCACCTCGGCCATCGCGCGGGCGATGCGGTGCTGCAGCGGGTAGCCGATACCTGGTCGAAATTGCTCGCGCCCGATCAGCGACTCGCTCGCTACGGTGGTGACGCCTTCGCACTGCTGTTGCCGAATACCACCGAGCAGGCCGCGATTCTGCTGACCGAGCAGTTGCGGGCATCGGTGACCACCGGCTGTTCGGCCGGTGTCACCTCGTGGCAGCCGGGGGAGTCGGGTTCGCTGCTGGTGAGTCGGGCGGATGTCGGTCTGTACCGCGCCAAGCAGGCGGGCCGCAACCGGACGGTGCTGGAGTCGTCGCGGCAGTTGCCGCTGGCGGTCGAGTTGCGCGAGGCGATCGACCGTGGCGCGCTCGATGTGCACTACCAGCCGATCGTCAGCCTGACCGAGGGCGGCGGTAAGGCGGTCGGTGTCGAGGCGCTGCTGCGCTGGTCGTCGAGTGCGCAGCCGGATGTGACCACCGAGGGACTGATCCGGGTAGCCGAGGAATACGACCTCATCTCCGATCTGGACGAGTTGGTATTGCGTCGGGCCTGTGCGGACGCGGCTCGCTTGCAGGAGACCTTCGCACAACTGGATCTGACGCTGAACGTCAATGTCAGCGGTCTGGAACTGGCCGAGACCGGTTATGCGGACCGCGTCGCCAATATCCTGGCCAGCACCGGCTGGCCCGCCGATCAACTGGTGCTCGAGGTGACCGAGAGCGAGCTGGCGGCCGAATCCCAAACGGCCATCGGCAATCTGCACATCCTGCGCGAGCGTGGGGTGCGCATCGCGATCGACGACTTCGGTACGGGCTACTCCTCGTTGAGCCGCCTGGCCACCCTGCCCAGCGACATCCTCAAGGTCGACCAGTCTTTCGTCGCCGCGATCCGTTCGGATTCGCCCGCGCCGCCGCTGCTCGGCGTGATCGCCGCACTGAGCAGTGCACTGGACCTACAGGTGATCGCCGAGGGCGTGGAGACCGAATACCAGGCCGCGGTGCTGACCGAACTCGGTTTCGCATTGGCCCAGGGCTATCACTACAGCGATTCGCATCCGGTCTCGGAACTGATCACCGATCTGAACGAGAATCAGGGGCGGGTCGGCCCAGGGTTCGATGATCGGGAACTCGGCGATGGGGACCGGCATACCGCCAACGGGTGGTTGCCGCTCGGTTGA